The proteins below are encoded in one region of Citrobacter enshiensis:
- a CDS encoding cytoplasmic protein — MKSYRLVVRQQGRVVGHFETSGLEALEDICVARAMFGIAGGYQCELQVSDSERRMLESGPEGMKILMREKCYRPVTSPL, encoded by the coding sequence ATGAAGAGTTATCGGTTAGTGGTTCGCCAGCAGGGGCGTGTCGTCGGCCATTTCGAAACCAGCGGCCTTGAGGCGCTGGAAGACATTTGTGTGGCGCGGGCGATGTTCGGCATAGCGGGGGGATATCAGTGCGAATTGCAGGTTTCAGATTCGGAAAGGCGTATGCTGGAAAGCGGGCCGGAAGGGATGAAAATCCTGATGCGTGAAAAATGTTATCGCCCGGTGACCTCGCCATTGTGA